Proteins encoded by one window of Miscanthus floridulus cultivar M001 unplaced genomic scaffold, ASM1932011v1 fs_142_1_2, whole genome shotgun sequence:
- the LOC136530466 gene encoding cytochrome P450 76M5-like: MGLLVLLAAYTVTLLLAFTIATLHRSMQSKRTSATALNKPAPPGPAGYPLLGSLLYVIGPLRHNPHRSLVALAKAHGPIVYLRLGLTRAMAVVSSAAVAHEALVKNDAALAARLVPDNVRALSYGATSMVFLPSSDQLWRQLRVLIGAGFSSSRIRPVLERRAGQLAEHVRACAGSGRPVNIREAVNGTVLNVVSNVLFSEDVVDLREQQKAQTFKSLVVPVLEEWSKPSVSDAFPFLAPLEHLLGSRRRISTHLAKLFRFFDEVIIEKRLACGEKHNDILDVLLSRMAMAKLTRQQITTFLTDMFIAASDTSTVTVQWAMAELLRHPEKMKKVNAELAEKLGSTDFVTESDLSELPYLHAVVKETLRLHPAVPLIPREVVADDMSLGGFHVPKGTGVIVNLWAIGRDESAWPRAEEFIPERFLAGQEVHSSMVKEAYRPFGAGRRVCPGMEYTARSVPLLLASILHRNEWRLPDGDGIGLEGMDLHDRYGTVLNPATPLHAVLVSTV, translated from the exons ATGGGGTTGTTGGTGTTGCTTGCTGCTTACACAGTGACACTGCTGCTGGCGTTCACCATTGCCACCCTGCACAGATCTATGCAGAGCAAGCGTACTTCCGCGACAGCTCTCAACAAACCGGCTCCTCCTGGCCCCGCCGGCTACCCTCTCCTCGGCAGCCTCCTCTACGTCATCGGGCCCCTCCGACACAACCCGCACCGGAGCCTCGTCGCCCTCGCGAAAGCCCACGGCCCCATCGTGTACCTCCGGCTCGGCCTGACCCGCGCCATGGCCGTGGTCTCGTCCGCCGCCGTCGCCCACGAGGCCCTGGTGAAGAACGACGCGGCGCTCGCGGCCCGGCTCGTCCCCGACAACGTGCGCGCGCTGTCGTACGGCGCCACGTCCATGGTCTTCCTCCCGAGCTCCGACCAGCTGTGGCGGCAGCTCCGCGTCCTGATCGGCGCCGGCTTCTCCTCCAGCCGAATCCGCCCCGTCCTGGAACGCCGTGCCGGCCAGCTCGCCGAGCAcgtgagggcgtgcgctggctccgGCAGGCCAGTGAACATCCGGGAGGCCGTGAACGGCACGGTGCTCAACGTCGTGTCGAACGTTCTCTTCTCCGAGGACGTGGTGGACCTGCGCGAGCAGCAGAAGGCACAGACGTTCAAGAGCCTCGTCGTGCCCGTGCTCGAGGAGTGGTCCAAGCCCAGCGTCTCCGACGCCTTCCCTTTCCTGGCGCCGCTGGAACACCTCCTCGGCTCGCGCCGCCGCATCTCCACGCACCTGGCCAAGCTGTTCAGGTTCTTTGATGAGGTGATCATTGAGAAACGATTAGCTTGCGGCGAGAAGCACAATGACATCTTGGATGTCCTCCTCTCCCGGATGGCCATGGCCAAGCTCACGCGCCAACAGATCACTACATTTCTAACA GATATGTTCATCGCGGCGAGTGACACGAGCACGGTAACCGTGCAATGGGCGATGGCGGAGCTGCTTCGCCACCCGGAGAAGATGAAGAAGGTGAACGCCGAGCTCGCTGAGAAACTAGGGTCTACAGATTTCGTCACGGAGAGCGACCTCAGCGAGCTGCCGTACCTCCATGCCGTGGTGAAGGAGACACTTCGCCTACACCCAGCAGTACCTCTGATACCGCGTGAGGTTGTCGCGGATGACATGTCTCTAGGTGGATTCCATGTGCCGAAAGGGACGGGCGTCATCGTTAACCTGTGGGCGATAGGAAGGGACGAGAGCGCATGGCCTCGTGCCGAGGAGTTCATCCCGGAGAGGTTCTTGGCTGGCCAGGAGGTACACTCATCAATGGTGAAGGAGGCGTATAGGCCGTTTGGTGCAGGGCGCAGGGTGTGCCCTGGAATGGAGTACACCGCGCGGTCTGTGCCGTTGCTGCTGGCCTCGATTCTGCACAGAAATGAGTGGAGACTACCTGATGGTGATGGGATCGGATTGGAGGGTATGGACCTCCATGACCGCTATGGCACCGTGTTGAATCCGGCGACCCCCTTACATGCTGTGCTAGTGTCTACCGTGTGA
- the LOC136530465 gene encoding uncharacterized protein: MVTGDFNMIYHASDKNNDRLDRRGMRHFRSFINKAHLEELQLLERRFTWSNARGRPTLELLDRMFTSVEWLMEFPNHVLRPLSSDCSDHCPLLLQVQSLSGPKRHFRFEPFWAKIPGFAKVVATAWEPSVLNVDYCRVLDCKLRAVAKALRKWSNANVGSVRLQLAIARKVILRLDGEEEQRVLVDWELELRRLLKVRVLGLASLARTISRQRSRALYLAEGEANTRFFHLQACHRGRQNMIRSLRVNGAQVVSDEGMADALFDYYNGILGNNFVRTRMLNLQAIGVPSLDLHTLEFLFSEEEVHAVVMELPADKALGPDGFAGRFYKATWNIIKGDIMNAINVFWAQNTRSFHHLNDAYMILLKKKEGAEEIREYRPISLIHSFGKLVTKCMANSLARFLDQLVTCNQTAFIKGRSIHENFREVQLASPVTRDLEAIKAALQIFCLASGLFSNFDKSMATPIHCTVEDLQRLNEVLACRVEYFPCRYLGIPLSVFKLKRLEEQFLIDKVAARIPRWKGNLLSMAGRTALVKATLSAIPVHISIALCLSPWAIGEIDRLRRAFIWTGSEVAAGGRCRVAWIVCCRPKELGGLGISDLRHVGIALRLRWVWRDRRAGKMPVSRESMVLKLLQAAAVLTLGNGESTFFWTDVWLDGRCIEDIAPSIFVTVSARKKKTVVAHALVGDAWVRHVQGPVTTQQMLEFGYLFDLLESVHLSDELDTFRWLLSADGEYSAASAYGAMFFGSSPVFGAKQVWKTAAPPRTAETIDHILLGCSLTREVWVLVLSRLNLHSTIVVRDENVFQWWLTARKQLPKLLRRGFDSLFFLVGWLIWKERNARTFNGVGRPAAELATLIQDEASSWCQAGFTHLRLLLSVLGA; the protein is encoded by the exons ATGGTCACCGGAGACTTCAATATGATTTATCATGCCAGTGATAAGAATAATGACAGGCTTGATAGGCGAGGCATGAGGCACTTCCGTTCTTTCATAAACAAAGCGCACCTGGAGGAGTTGCAGCTGCTTGAAAGAAGATTCACGTGGTCAAACGCGAGGGGGCGCCCTACTCTCGAACTGCTTGACCGAATGTTCACCTCGGTCGAGTGGTTGATGGAGTTTCCAAACCACGTCCTGAGGCCGCTCTCCTCAGATTGCTCTGATCACTGTCCGCTGCTCCTCCAGGTCCAGTCTTTGTCGGGTCCGAAGAGGCATTTCAGGTTTGAGCCCTTCTGGGCAAAAATCCCTGGCTTCGCAAAGGTGGTCGCTACGGCGTGGGAACCTTCGGTGCTGAATGTGGATTACTGTCGTGTGCTTGACTGCAAGCTGAGGGCCGTCGCCAAAGCATTACGCAAGTGGAGCAATGCAAACGTTGGGAGTGTACGGCTTCAGCTAGCCATTGCCCGGAAGGTCATCCTGCGCCTTGATGGTGAAGAGGAACAGCGGGTGCTCGTTGATTGGGAGTTGGAATTACGTCGCCTGTTAAAAGTCAGGGTGCTCGGTCTGGCTTCCCTGGCGCGTACAATCTCCAGGCAGCGGTCGCGTGCTCTGTACCTGGCAGAGGGGGAAGCCAACACAAGGTTTTTTCACCTACAGGCTTGCCATCGCGGTCGACAGAACATGATCCGCTCCCTTCGAGTAAATGGTGCGCAGGTGGTCTCAGATGAGGGGATGGCGGACGCCCTGTTTGACTACTATAATGGTATTCTTGGCAATAACTTTGTTAGAACCAGGATGCTCAACTTACAGGCCATTGGTGTTCCCTCCTTGGATCTGCACACCCTTGAGTTTCTGTTCTCTGAGGAGGAGGTGCATGCGGTTGTCATGGAACTGCCGGCTGATAAGGCGCTGGGTCCGGACGGTTTTGCTGGGAGATTCTATAAGGCCACATGGAATATCATCAAAGGAGACATAATGAACGCGATCAACGTGTTCTGGGCACAGAATACTAGGAGTTTCCATCATCTCAATGATGCGTACATGATTCTTTTGAAAAAGAAAGAGGGGGCTGAGGAGATTCGTGAATACAGGCCCATTAGCCTAATACACAGCTTTGGCAAGTTGGTAACTAAATGCATGGCAAATAGTTTGGCAAGGTTTCTTGATCAGCTGGTGACGTGCAATCAGACCGCGTTCATCAAGGGAAGAAGCATTCATGAGAATTTTAGGGAGGTGCAGCTTGCTT CTCCAGTTACCAGGGATCTGGAGGCCATTAAGGCGGCGCTACAGATTTTTTGTCTCGCTTCCGGGCTTTTCTCCAACTTCGACAAAAGCATGGCAACACCAATTCATTGTACCGTGGAGGATTTGCAGAGGCTAAATGAGGTGCTTGCTTGCCGTGTGGAGTATTTCCCATGTCGTTACTTGGGGATTCCGCTATCTGTTTTCAAACTAAAGCGTTTGGAGGAGCAATTCCTCATTGATAAGGTGGCAGCTAGAATACCTAGATGGAAGGGGAACCTGTTGAGCATGGCTGGCCGCACGGCCTTGGTAAAGGCAACACTGTCAGCGATCCCGGTGCATATCTCCATCGCCCTATGTCTGTCACCGTGGGCAATTGGGGAGATTGATCGCCTGCGTCGTGCTTTTATCTGGACAGGTTCGGAGGTGGCTGCTGGTGGCCGCTGTAGGGTTGCCTGGATAGTTTGCTGCCGGCCCAAGGAGCTGGGCGGCCTCGGTATTTCTGACCTCAGGCATGTGGGAATTGCGCTGCGTTTGCGGTGGGTGTGGCGCGACAGGCGCGCTGGCAAGATGCCTGTGTCCAGGGAGAGCATGGTGCTGAAGCTGTTACAGGCCGCTGCGGTGTTGACCCTTGGCAATGGGGAATCCACCTTCTTCTGGACAGATGTCTGGCTGGATGGAAGATGCATTGAGGACATTGCGCCGTCTATCTTTGTGACGGTCagtgccaggaagaagaagacggTTGTGGCCCATGCGCTCGTGGGGGATGCTTGGGTGCGCCATGTGCAGGGGCCGGTGACTACACAACAGATGCTCGAGTTTGGCTACTTGTTCGATCTTCTGGAGTCCGTTCATTTGTCTGATGAGCTTGATACTTTCCGTTGGCTTCTGTCGGCGGATGGAGAGTACTCAGCGGCTTCGGCCTACGGGGCGATGTTCTTTGGTTCATCACCCGTGTTTGGGGCTAAGCAGGTGTGGAAGACCGCGGCACCACCGCGT ACGGCGGAGACAATTGATCACATCTTACTGGGATGTTCACTAACTAGGGAGGTGTGGGTTTTGGTGCTGTCCAGGCTAAATCTTCACTCTACCATTGTTGTTAGAGATGAAAATGTGTTTCAGTGGTGGCTTACGGCTAGGAAGCAGCTTCCAAAATTGTTGCGAAGAGGTTTTGACTCTCTATTCTTCCTGGTGGGATGGCTTATATGGAAGGAGAGGAACGCCAGAACTTTCAACGGCGTGGGGCGCCCGGCGGCGGAATTGGCTACGCTTATTCAGGATGAGGCTTCGTCGTGGTGCCAGGCGGGCTTCACACATTTGCGGCTGCTGCTGTCCGTTTTGGGGGCTTGA
- the LOC136530468 gene encoding WD repeat-containing protein VIP3-like, which translates to MKLAGLKSVDGAHEESIWAAAWAPAADHRPTAVLLTGALDETVRAWLPDDLAALGSPARGHALGVVSLAAHPAGALAAAVSLDSFIRVFDVDTGASVATLEAPPSEVWGVQFHPKGNALAAAGGGSGSVKLWDTERWQPITSLTVPRPEGARPDRTGSGKFVLSVAWSPDGKLLACGSMDGSIAIYDAVRMKFLHHLEGHHMPVRSMVFSSVDPHVLFTACDDCHIHIYDTKEKSLIGAMSGHASWVLSIDVSPDGLAVATGSSDRTVRLWDINMRTSVQTMSNHSDQVWAVAFRPPGGARIRAGRLASASEDKSISLYDYS; encoded by the exons ATGAAGCTCGCGGGGCTCAAGTCTGTGGACGGCGCCCACGAGGAGTCCATCTGGGCGGCGGCGTGGGCGCCCGCCGCCGACCACCGCCCCACGGCGGTGCTCCTCACCGGCGCGCTCGACGAGACCGTCCGCGCTTGGCTCCCCGACGACCTCGCCGCCTTGGGGTCCCCCGCGCGGGGCCACGCGCTCGGTGTCGTCTCCCTCGCCGCCCACCCAGCCggcgcgctcgccgccgccgtgtCGCTCGACAGCTTCATCCGCGTCTTCGACGTCGACACGGGGGCATCTGTCGCCACGTTGGAGGCGCCGCCGTCCGAGGTCTGGGGCGTCCAGTTCCACCCCAAG GGTAATGCTCTGGCTGCAGCTGGTGGTGGCAGTGGATCAGTGAAGCTCTGGGACACAGAGAGATGGCAGCCAATTACCAGCCTCACTGTCCCACGTCCAGAGGGAGCTCGCCCTGACAGGACAGGCAGTGGCAAGTTTGTCCTTTCAGTTGCCTGGAGCCCTGATGGGAAGCTGTTAGCATGTGGGTCCATGGACGGCAGCATTGCCATCTACGACGCTGTTCGCATGAAGTTCCTCCACCATCTCGAGGGCCACCACATGCCGGTGCGGTCCATGGTGTTCTCCTCTGTGGACCCCCATGTGCTGTTCACGGCCTGCGACGACTGCCACATCCACATCTACGACACCAAGGAGAAGAGCCTCATCGGGGCCATGTCAGGCCACGCCAGCTGGGTGCTGAGCATCGACGTGAGCCCTGATGGCTTGGCGGTGGCGACGGGATCCAGCGACCGCACCGTCCGGCTCTGGGACATCAACATGAGGACCTCGGTGCAGACCATGAGCAACCATTCTGATCAGGTCTGGGCCGTGGCCTTCCGGCCGCCAGGTGGGGCCAGAATCCGGGCAGGGCGTCTAGCTAGCGCGTCCGAGGACAAGAGCATCTCCCTGTATGATTACTCGTAG